The Streptomyces sp. P9-A4 genome contains a region encoding:
- a CDS encoding IclR family transcriptional regulator — protein MAKNIQSLERAAAMLRLLAGGERRLGLSDISSSLGLAKGTAHGILRTLQAEGFVEQDAASGRYQLGAELLRLGNSYLDVHELRARALVWTDDLARSSGESVHLGVLHQRGVLIVHHVFRPDDSRQVLEVGAMQPLHSTALGKVLSAYDPVAHSEVVEVEREAFTPRTTTALADFESVLDLTRARGWAADQEETWEGVASVAAPIHDRRRMPVGAVAVTGAVERLCPSGELRPELIAAVRDCARAVSRDLGAGRF, from the coding sequence ATGGCGAAGAACATCCAGTCGCTTGAACGAGCGGCGGCCATGCTGCGACTGCTCGCGGGCGGCGAGCGCCGGCTCGGCCTGTCCGACATCTCGTCCTCGCTCGGGCTCGCCAAGGGCACGGCCCACGGCATCCTGCGCACCCTCCAGGCGGAGGGCTTCGTGGAGCAGGACGCGGCCTCCGGCCGGTACCAGCTCGGCGCGGAGCTGCTGCGCCTCGGCAACAGCTATCTGGATGTGCACGAGCTGCGGGCGCGGGCCCTGGTATGGACGGACGACCTGGCGCGGTCCAGCGGCGAGAGCGTCCACCTGGGCGTGCTGCACCAGCGGGGCGTGCTGATCGTCCACCATGTGTTCCGGCCGGACGACAGCCGCCAGGTCCTGGAGGTGGGGGCCATGCAGCCGCTGCACTCCACGGCCCTGGGCAAGGTGCTCTCGGCGTACGACCCGGTGGCGCACAGCGAGGTCGTCGAGGTCGAGCGCGAGGCGTTCACACCGCGCACGACGACGGCCCTGGCGGACTTCGAGTCGGTGCTCGACCTGACGAGGGCCCGGGGCTGGGCGGCGGACCAGGAGGAGACCTGGGAGGGCGTGGCCTCCGTGGCGGCGCCGATCCACGACCGGCGCCGGATGCCGGTGGGCGCGGTGGCGGTCACCGGGGCCGTGGAGCGCCTCTGCCCGTCCGGAGAGCTGCGCCCGGAGCTGATCGCGGCGGTACGGGACTGCGCCCGCGCGGTGTCCCGGGACCTGGGGGCCGGGCGCTTCTAG
- a CDS encoding MIP/aquaporin family protein, whose product MSSSDIFLGETIGTAVLILLGGGVCAAVTLKGSKARNAGWLAITFGWGFAVMTAVYMTASLSGAHLNPAVTVGIAIKDGEWGNVPYYLAGQLLGAMIGATLVWVAYYGQFQAHLNDPEAAAKTPIEGPGPVLGIFSTGPEIRNTWQNLATEIIGTVVLVLAVLTQGLNDSGKGLGTLGALITAFVVVSIGLSLGGPTGYAINPARDLGPRIVHALLPLPNKGGSDWSYAWIPVAGPLIGGALAAGIYNIAFA is encoded by the coding sequence GTGTCCAGCTCCGACATCTTCCTCGGCGAGACCATCGGTACCGCCGTTCTCATTCTGCTCGGCGGCGGTGTGTGCGCCGCCGTGACGCTCAAGGGCTCCAAGGCCCGCAACGCGGGCTGGCTCGCGATCACCTTCGGGTGGGGCTTCGCCGTCATGACGGCCGTCTACATGACCGCTTCCCTCTCGGGCGCCCATCTGAACCCCGCCGTCACGGTCGGAATCGCGATCAAGGACGGCGAGTGGGGCAACGTCCCCTACTACCTCGCCGGCCAGCTGCTCGGCGCGATGATCGGCGCGACCCTGGTCTGGGTGGCGTACTACGGCCAGTTCCAGGCCCACCTGAACGACCCCGAGGCCGCCGCGAAGACGCCGATCGAGGGCCCCGGCCCGGTGCTCGGCATCTTCTCCACCGGCCCCGAGATCCGGAACACCTGGCAGAACCTCGCCACCGAGATCATCGGCACCGTCGTGCTCGTCCTGGCCGTGCTCACCCAGGGCCTCAACGACAGCGGCAAGGGCCTCGGCACCCTGGGCGCCCTGATCACCGCGTTCGTCGTGGTCTCCATCGGCCTGTCGCTCGGCGGCCCGACCGGCTACGCGATCAACCCGGCGCGTGACCTCGGCCCGCGCATCGTGCACGCCCTGCTGCCCCTGCCGAACAAGGGCGGCTCCGACTGGAGCTACGCCTGGATCCCGGTCGCCGGTCCGCTGATCGGTGGAGCCCTCGCGGCGGGTATCTACAACATCGCGTTCGCCTGA
- the glpK gene encoding glycerol kinase GlpK — protein sequence MTDAHTSGPFIAAIDQGTTSSRCIVFDKDGRIVSVDQKEHEQIFPKPGWVEHDAAEIWTNVQEVVAGALTKGGIAASDVKAIGITNQRETTLLWDKNTGEPVHNALVWQDTRTDALCKELGRNVGQDRFRRETGLPLASYFAGPKIRWMLDNVEGLRERAEAGDILFGTMDSWVIWNLTGGTDGGVHVTDVTNASRTMLMNLHTLAWDEKIAESMGVPLNVLPEIRSSAEVYGHVKDGVLAGVPVASALGDQQAALFGQTCFAEGEAKSTYGTGTFMLMNTGDKIINSYSGLLTTVGYQIGDKKPVYALEGSIAVTGSLVQWMRDQMGLIKSAAEIETLASSVEDNGGAYFVPAFSGLFAPYWRSDARGVIAGLTRYVTKAHIARAVLEATAWQTREITDAMTKDSGVELTALKVDGGMTSNNLLMQTLSDFLDAPVVRPMVAETTCLGAAYAAGLAVGFWPDTDALRANWRRAAEWTPRMDADKRDREYKSWLKAVERTMGWIEDEE from the coding sequence GTGACCGACGCACACACCTCCGGCCCCTTCATCGCGGCCATCGACCAGGGCACCACCTCCTCCCGCTGCATCGTCTTCGACAAGGACGGCCGGATCGTCTCGGTCGACCAGAAGGAGCACGAGCAGATCTTCCCGAAGCCGGGCTGGGTCGAGCACGACGCCGCCGAGATCTGGACCAACGTCCAGGAGGTCGTCGCGGGCGCCCTGACGAAGGGCGGCATCGCCGCCTCCGACGTCAAGGCCATCGGCATCACCAACCAGCGCGAGACCACGCTGCTCTGGGACAAGAACACCGGCGAGCCGGTCCACAACGCCCTCGTCTGGCAGGACACCCGCACCGACGCCCTCTGCAAGGAGCTCGGCCGCAACGTCGGCCAGGACCGCTTCCGCCGCGAGACCGGCCTGCCCCTGGCGAGCTACTTCGCCGGCCCGAAGATCCGCTGGATGCTCGACAACGTCGAGGGCCTGCGAGAGCGCGCCGAGGCCGGCGACATCCTCTTCGGCACCATGGACTCCTGGGTCATCTGGAACCTCACGGGCGGCACCGACGGCGGCGTGCACGTCACCGACGTCACCAACGCCTCGCGCACCATGCTGATGAACCTGCACACCCTGGCCTGGGACGAGAAGATCGCGGAGTCGATGGGGGTCCCCCTCAACGTCCTCCCCGAGATCCGCTCCTCCGCCGAGGTCTACGGCCACGTCAAGGACGGCGTCCTCGCCGGCGTCCCGGTCGCCTCGGCGCTCGGCGACCAGCAGGCCGCCCTGTTCGGCCAGACGTGTTTCGCCGAGGGCGAGGCGAAGTCCACGTACGGCACCGGCACCTTCATGCTGATGAACACCGGCGACAAGATCATCAACTCCTACAGCGGCCTGCTGACCACCGTCGGCTACCAGATCGGCGACAAGAAGCCGGTCTACGCCCTGGAGGGCTCGATCGCCGTCACCGGTTCGCTGGTGCAGTGGATGCGCGACCAGATGGGCCTGATCAAGTCCGCCGCCGAGATCGAGACCCTGGCGTCCTCGGTCGAGGACAACGGCGGCGCCTACTTCGTACCGGCCTTCTCCGGCCTGTTCGCCCCGTACTGGCGCTCCGACGCGCGCGGTGTCATCGCCGGCCTCACCCGGTACGTCACCAAGGCGCACATCGCCCGCGCCGTCCTGGAGGCCACCGCCTGGCAGACCCGCGAGATCACCGACGCCATGACCAAGGACTCCGGCGTCGAGCTGACCGCGCTCAAGGTCGACGGCGGCATGACCTCCAACAACCTGCTGATGCAGACCCTCTCCGACTTCCTGGACGCCCCCGTCGTGCGTCCGATGGTCGCCGAGACCACCTGCCTCGGCGCCGCCTACGCCGCCGGTCTGGCCGTCGGCTTCTGGCCGGACACCGACGCGCTGCGCGCCAACTGGCGCCGGGCGGCGGAATGGACCCCTCGCATGGACGCCGACAAGCGTGACCGCGAGTACAAGAGCTGGCTCAAGGCCGTGGAGCGGACCATGGGCTGGATCGAGGACGAGGAGTAA
- a CDS encoding glycerol-3-phosphate dehydrogenase/oxidase produces the protein MTTLQSVPALGTHPASGSLPSRAETRDQLSKATYDLLVIGGGILGISTAWHAAQSGLRVALVDAGDFAGATSSASSKLLHGGLRYLQTGAVKLVAENHFERRAVSRQVAPHLANPLTFYLPVYKGGPHGAAKLGAGVFAYSALSAFGDGVGHLLSPAKAAQDVPELRTDNLKAVAVYGDDQMNDARMALMTVRAAVDAGATVLNHAEVTGLRFTRGRVTGAELRDRTSGDEFGVSARLVLNATGPWVDHLRRMEDPNAAPSIRLSKGAHLVLKRTSPWKAALATPIDKYRITFALPWEDMLLLGTTDEEYEGDPGKVEVTEKDTAQILDEAAFSIRDQQLSRDLITYSFAGLRVLPGGPGDTSKAKRETVVTEGRGGMLSVAGGKWTTFRHIGRTVMKKLEQLPGRPLGEDYEPVSSLPKRLPLPGIANPNAVAHRLLVDGPAPGPRMAADTARHLATHYGSLSFDIARMANENPELARRIHPDAPEIWAQVAYARDHEWAETADDVLRRRTTLTVRGLATDEIRNDVEKMLDK, from the coding sequence ATGACCACCCTGCAGAGCGTCCCTGCCCTGGGGACGCACCCGGCGTCCGGCTCCCTCCCGAGCCGCGCCGAGACCCGGGACCAGCTTTCCAAGGCGACGTACGACCTCCTGGTGATCGGCGGCGGCATCCTGGGCATCTCCACCGCCTGGCACGCCGCGCAGTCGGGCCTGCGGGTGGCCCTGGTGGACGCCGGCGACTTCGCCGGCGCCACCTCCTCCGCCTCCTCGAAGCTTCTCCACGGCGGTCTGCGCTACCTGCAGACCGGCGCGGTGAAGCTGGTCGCGGAGAACCACTTCGAGCGGCGTGCGGTCTCCCGTCAGGTGGCACCGCACCTCGCCAACCCCCTCACCTTCTACCTGCCCGTCTACAAGGGCGGCCCGCACGGCGCGGCCAAGCTCGGCGCCGGTGTCTTCGCCTACAGCGCCCTCTCGGCCTTCGGCGACGGCGTCGGTCACCTGCTCTCCCCCGCCAAGGCCGCGCAGGACGTGCCGGAGCTGCGCACCGACAACCTCAAGGCCGTCGCCGTCTACGGCGACGACCAGATGAACGACGCCCGGATGGCGCTGATGACGGTCCGCGCGGCCGTCGACGCCGGCGCCACCGTCCTCAACCACGCCGAGGTCACCGGGCTGCGCTTCACCAGGGGCCGGGTCACCGGCGCCGAGCTGAGGGACCGCACCAGCGGCGACGAGTTCGGTGTCTCCGCCCGTCTCGTGCTCAACGCGACCGGCCCGTGGGTCGACCACCTGCGCCGGATGGAGGACCCGAACGCGGCCCCCTCCATCCGCCTCTCCAAGGGCGCGCACCTGGTCCTCAAGCGGACCTCGCCGTGGAAGGCCGCCCTGGCCACCCCGATCGACAAGTACCGCATCACCTTCGCCCTCCCCTGGGAGGACATGCTGCTGCTCGGCACCACCGACGAGGAGTACGAGGGCGACCCCGGAAAGGTCGAGGTCACCGAGAAGGACACCGCCCAGATCCTGGACGAGGCCGCGTTCTCCATCCGCGACCAGCAGCTTTCGCGCGATCTGATCACCTACTCCTTCGCCGGTCTGCGGGTGCTCCCGGGCGGTCCCGGCGACACCTCCAAGGCGAAGCGCGAGACGGTCGTGACCGAGGGCCGCGGCGGCATGCTGTCGGTGGCCGGCGGCAAGTGGACGACCTTCCGGCACATCGGGCGTACGGTGATGAAGAAGCTGGAGCAGCTGCCCGGGCGCCCGCTCGGCGAGGACTACGAGCCCGTGTCGTCGCTGCCGAAGCGGCTGCCGCTGCCCGGCATAGCCAACCCGAACGCGGTCGCGCACCGGCTGCTCGTGGACGGTCCGGCGCCCGGCCCCCGGATGGCCGCCGACACCGCCAGGCATCTGGCGACGCACTACGGCTCGCTCTCCTTCGACATCGCCCGCATGGCGAACGAGAACCCCGAGCTGGCCCGCCGCATCCACCCGGACGCGCCGGAGATCTGGGCGCAGGTCGCCTACGCCCGCGACCACGAGTGGGCCGAGACGGCGGACGACGTGCTGCGCCGCCGTACGACGCTGACCGTCCGCGGCCTCGCGACGGACGAGATCCGCAACGACGTCGAGAAGATGCTGGACAAGTAG
- a CDS encoding LLM class flavin-dependent oxidoreductase — translation MKFQVLSIVHHSPHPLTGELLSAADRLEQVVSLGETAERLGFDAYAVGERHAGPFLSSAPTVLLAALAARTSRIRLLTGVTVVAVLDPVRVAEDYATLDQLSRGRLELVVGKGAEAGHFDLFGLDEERQWDLQQEKYELLRRLWTEEGVDWEGEFRPALKNVTTIPRPYAGPPRIWHGSATSPRSPELAAKHGDPLFTANAIQPREAYAKLIALYREKFEEYGHDPAHARVAAGSGGLLIADTAEQAVARYKELYEAKVRQSFRPHLEGKAGYNTPFRTIEDAIAGGPQLIGSPQQIIDKILGYHAHYRHDLQSVTVDTFGQSTAEQAETLQRFAEEIAPVVRREAPSTLWEE, via the coding sequence ATGAAGTTTCAGGTGCTCTCGATCGTCCACCACTCACCGCACCCGCTCACCGGCGAACTCCTCTCCGCCGCCGACCGCCTCGAGCAGGTCGTCTCGCTCGGCGAGACCGCCGAGCGGCTCGGCTTCGACGCGTACGCGGTCGGCGAGCGGCACGCGGGCCCGTTCCTGTCCTCCGCCCCGACCGTGCTGCTCGCCGCGCTGGCCGCCCGTACCTCCCGGATCCGACTCCTCACCGGCGTCACCGTGGTCGCGGTCCTCGACCCGGTCCGGGTCGCCGAGGACTACGCCACCCTCGACCAGCTCTCCCGCGGCCGGCTCGAACTCGTCGTCGGCAAGGGCGCGGAGGCCGGGCACTTCGACCTCTTCGGTCTCGACGAGGAGCGGCAGTGGGACCTCCAGCAGGAGAAGTACGAACTCCTGCGCCGGCTCTGGACGGAGGAGGGCGTCGACTGGGAGGGCGAGTTCCGGCCCGCGCTGAAGAACGTCACCACGATCCCGCGGCCGTACGCCGGTCCGCCCCGGATCTGGCACGGCTCGGCCACGAGCCCCCGGTCCCCCGAACTCGCGGCGAAGCACGGGGACCCGCTCTTCACCGCCAACGCGATCCAGCCGCGCGAGGCGTACGCGAAGCTCATCGCCCTCTACCGGGAGAAGTTCGAGGAGTACGGGCACGACCCGGCCCACGCGCGCGTGGCGGCCGGTTCCGGCGGGCTGCTCATCGCCGACACGGCCGAGCAGGCGGTCGCCCGGTACAAGGAGCTGTACGAGGCGAAGGTGCGGCAGAGCTTCAGGCCGCATCTGGAGGGGAAGGCGGGCTACAACACCCCGTTCCGCACGATCGAGGACGCGATCGCCGGCGGCCCGCAGCTGATCGGCTCGCCGCAGCAGATCATCGACAAGATCCTCGGCTACCACGCGCACTACCGGCACGACCTGCAGTCCGTCACCGTCGACACCTTCGGCCAGTCGACGGCCGAGCAGGCCGAGACGCTCCAGCGGTTCGCCGAGGAGATCGCGCCCGTGGTCCGGAGGGAGGCGCCGAGCACGCTCTGGGAGGAGTGA
- a CDS encoding PAC2 family protein: MIELEGVPELIDPVMVAAFEGWNDAGDAASTAVAHLDREWKGEVFAALDAEDYYDFQVNRPTVFLENGVRKITWPTTRLSVVRVGGDKPRDLVLVRGIEPSMRWRSFCNELLAFAHELGVEMVVILGALLGDTPHTRPVPVSGVTSDPDLARTMDLEETRYEGPTGIVGILQEACTHAGVPAVSLWAAVPHYVSQPPNPKATLALLNRLEDLIGLRIPLGELPEDARAWQLGVDQLAAEDSEVAEYVQTLEEARDTAELPEASGEAIAREFERYLRRREPGSGPGSGPGVATEGGDFLRDPGSGRTRPPKPERPGPESAPGTEPGAEAEPESEAASEPASEPETGPETESGPDAPDADGDSEK, encoded by the coding sequence GTGATCGAGCTCGAGGGGGTACCCGAGCTGATCGACCCGGTCATGGTGGCCGCGTTCGAGGGCTGGAACGACGCCGGCGACGCCGCCTCCACCGCGGTCGCCCACCTGGACCGGGAATGGAAGGGCGAGGTGTTCGCGGCGCTCGACGCCGAGGACTACTACGACTTCCAGGTCAACCGGCCGACGGTCTTCCTGGAGAACGGCGTACGGAAGATCACCTGGCCGACGACCCGGCTCTCCGTGGTCCGGGTCGGCGGCGACAAGCCGCGCGACCTGGTGCTCGTGCGCGGGATCGAGCCGTCGATGCGCTGGCGCTCCTTCTGCAACGAGCTGCTCGCCTTCGCGCACGAGCTGGGCGTGGAGATGGTCGTGATCCTGGGCGCGCTGCTCGGGGACACCCCGCACACCCGGCCGGTCCCGGTCAGCGGCGTCACCTCCGACCCGGACCTGGCGCGCACGATGGACCTGGAGGAGACGCGGTACGAGGGCCCGACGGGCATCGTCGGCATCCTCCAGGAGGCGTGCACGCACGCGGGCGTGCCGGCGGTGAGCCTGTGGGCGGCGGTGCCGCACTACGTGTCGCAGCCCCCGAACCCGAAGGCGACGCTGGCCCTCCTCAACCGCCTGGAGGACCTCATCGGTCTGCGCATCCCGCTGGGCGAGCTGCCCGAGGACGCGCGGGCCTGGCAGCTGGGCGTGGACCAGCTGGCGGCCGAGGACAGCGAGGTCGCGGAGTACGTGCAGACGCTGGAGGAGGCCCGGGACACGGCGGAGCTGCCGGAGGCCTCGGGCGAGGCCATCGCCCGGGAGTTCGAGCGGTATCTGCGGCGGCGCGAGCCGGGCTCGGGGCCGGGTTCCGGTCCGGGCGTGGCCACGGAGGGCGGCGACTTCCTCCGCGACCCGGGCAGCGGCCGTACGCGCCCGCCGAAGCCGGAGCGGCCGGGTCCGGAGTCGGCACCGGGGACGGAGCCGGGGGCCGAGGCGGAGCCGGAGTCCGAGGCAGCGTCCGAGCCGGCGTCCGAGCCGGAGACGGGGCCGGAGACGGAGTCCGGGCCGGATGCGCCCGACGCGGACGGCGATTCGGAGAAGTAG
- a CDS encoding NPCBM/NEW2 domain-containing protein, whose product MQSSMRMRAAVAGALLGLLTAFAGPGATATAEPSDTSAPAPGTTVGEVTAFAADGAVYRLTAGQAQARVSFVTADTFRIELAPDGTFTDPTGTDITLPQGPPPATRWRDRGDRYELSTAKVTLRAYKSPLRFAAVRADGTPLWSETSGLSWTADRTTQTLDRGATEQFYGAGMQNGRGNTSHRDKTVEVGVDYDWNDGGHPNSVPFYLSSAGYGVYRNTYAPNTYAFTEPVTTSAKEQRFDAYYFAGTGRDAVKDVIGQYTRLTGKPFLPPVYGLEIGDADCYLHNANRGERRTLDALKVADGYVANDMPNGWMLVNDGYGCGYENLPEASAGLGEHGMKLGLWTQDGIDKLEEQVKAGQRVAKLDVAWVGEGYKFALDGCKDAHAGIEAHSDARGFTWAPESWSGAQRCGVQWSGDQSGSWDYIRWQIPTYAGASMSGLAYTTGDVDGIFGGSAKTYTRDLQWKTFLPVTMTMDGWAANDKQPFRYGEPYTTVNRASLKLHEALLPYIYSHAYRATKTGVGLARPLALEYPDDAKAATEAAKYEFLSGEDFLVAPVYKDAVERDAIYLPKGTWIDYWNGRTYEGPVTLDDYSAPLDTLPLFVRAGATVPMWPGGIRSYTDRAPGDPIAWDVYPKGSSSFELYEDDGVTRDHRTGRYATQRAEVRAPNGGPGDVTVRIGASRGAYPGKPAARPYAFTLHTGDAPGTVRLDGRELPALGSRAAFEAASQGWWYDRDERGGVVRVKTAALSTGRAFELRLTDTSAVGGAVPGASAVLAAPTGQELGAGVPGTVAVDVTAGTRDATDVRVSLDVPAGWRVTPAAPVDRVPAGTTRRVEVAVTPAADATPGEATLTATARHRAGDTDRTAVQRFAAGVMPPPPTGDAWASDLVWLRSTNGWGPPERDRSNGESGATDGRPLTLAGQTYEKGIGAHADSDIEVYLGGRCTTLTADVGIDDEINGYGEVAFSVEADGKVLWTSPRLTGASATLPVNVDVTGARHVRLRITDTNGSRSGDHGDWAAARFGCA is encoded by the coding sequence ATGCAATCATCAATGCGCATGAGAGCTGCGGTCGCCGGTGCACTGCTCGGGCTGCTCACCGCCTTCGCGGGCCCCGGTGCCACCGCCACCGCCGAACCGTCCGACACCTCCGCACCGGCCCCCGGCACCACCGTCGGCGAGGTCACCGCCTTCGCCGCCGACGGAGCCGTCTACCGGCTGACCGCCGGCCAGGCCCAGGCCCGGGTCAGCTTCGTCACCGCCGACACCTTCCGCATCGAACTGGCCCCCGACGGCACGTTCACCGACCCCACCGGCACCGACATCACCCTGCCCCAGGGCCCGCCCCCGGCCACCCGCTGGCGCGACCGGGGCGACCGCTACGAACTGAGCACCGCCAAGGTGACCCTGCGGGCCTACAAGTCCCCGCTCCGCTTCGCCGCCGTCCGCGCCGACGGCACTCCCCTGTGGAGCGAGACCAGCGGCCTCAGCTGGACCGCCGACCGCACCACCCAGACCCTCGACCGCGGCGCCACCGAGCAGTTCTACGGTGCCGGGATGCAGAACGGGCGCGGCAACACCTCCCACCGCGACAAGACCGTCGAGGTCGGCGTCGACTACGACTGGAACGACGGCGGCCACCCCAACTCGGTCCCCTTCTACCTCTCCTCCGCCGGATACGGCGTCTACCGCAACACCTACGCCCCCAACACCTACGCCTTCACCGAGCCCGTCACCACCAGCGCCAAGGAACAGCGCTTCGACGCCTACTACTTCGCCGGCACCGGCCGCGACGCCGTCAAGGACGTCATCGGCCAGTACACCCGGCTCACCGGCAAGCCCTTCCTGCCGCCCGTGTACGGCCTGGAGATAGGCGACGCCGACTGCTACCTCCACAACGCCAACCGGGGCGAGCGCCGCACCCTCGACGCCCTGAAGGTCGCCGACGGCTACGTCGCCAACGACATGCCCAACGGGTGGATGCTCGTCAACGACGGCTATGGCTGCGGCTACGAGAACCTCCCCGAGGCCTCCGCGGGGCTCGGGGAGCACGGCATGAAGCTCGGCCTCTGGACCCAGGACGGCATCGACAAGCTCGAAGAGCAGGTCAAGGCCGGCCAGCGGGTCGCCAAGCTCGACGTCGCCTGGGTCGGCGAGGGCTACAAGTTCGCCCTCGACGGCTGCAAGGACGCCCACGCCGGCATCGAGGCCCACAGCGACGCCCGCGGCTTCACCTGGGCCCCCGAGAGCTGGTCCGGCGCCCAGCGCTGCGGTGTCCAGTGGTCCGGCGACCAGTCCGGCAGCTGGGACTACATCCGCTGGCAGATCCCCACCTACGCGGGCGCGTCCATGTCCGGACTCGCCTACACCACCGGTGACGTCGACGGCATCTTCGGCGGCAGCGCCAAGACGTACACCCGCGACCTCCAGTGGAAGACCTTCCTGCCCGTCACCATGACCATGGACGGCTGGGCGGCCAACGACAAGCAGCCCTTCCGGTACGGCGAGCCCTACACCACGGTCAACCGCGCCTCCCTCAAGCTCCACGAGGCACTGCTCCCGTACATCTACAGCCACGCGTACCGGGCCACGAAGACCGGCGTCGGCCTCGCCCGGCCGCTCGCCCTGGAGTACCCGGACGACGCGAAGGCCGCGACCGAGGCCGCGAAGTACGAGTTCCTCAGCGGCGAGGACTTCCTCGTCGCCCCCGTGTACAAGGACGCGGTGGAGCGCGACGCCATCTATCTCCCGAAGGGCACCTGGATCGACTACTGGAACGGGCGCACCTACGAGGGTCCCGTCACCCTCGACGACTACAGCGCCCCGCTCGACACGCTGCCCCTCTTCGTACGGGCCGGGGCGACCGTCCCCATGTGGCCCGGCGGCATCCGCTCGTACACCGACCGCGCCCCCGGCGACCCGATCGCCTGGGACGTCTACCCCAAGGGCAGCTCCTCCTTCGAGCTGTACGAGGACGACGGCGTCACCCGCGACCACCGCACCGGCCGGTACGCCACCCAGCGCGCCGAGGTGCGTGCCCCGAACGGCGGCCCCGGCGACGTGACCGTCCGGATCGGCGCGAGCCGTGGCGCGTACCCGGGCAAGCCGGCCGCCCGGCCGTACGCCTTCACGCTCCACACCGGCGACGCCCCCGGCACCGTCCGGCTCGACGGGCGCGAGCTGCCCGCCCTCGGCTCCCGGGCCGCCTTCGAGGCCGCCTCCCAGGGCTGGTGGTACGACCGCGACGAGCGTGGGGGAGTGGTCCGGGTCAAGACAGCCGCCCTGTCCACCGGCCGCGCCTTCGAACTGCGCCTGACCGACACCAGCGCGGTCGGCGGCGCCGTACCGGGCGCCTCCGCCGTCCTGGCCGCACCCACCGGGCAGGAGCTGGGCGCCGGGGTGCCCGGCACCGTCGCCGTGGACGTCACCGCGGGCACCCGGGACGCCACCGACGTACGGGTCTCCCTGGACGTCCCGGCCGGCTGGCGGGTCACCCCGGCCGCGCCGGTCGACCGCGTCCCGGCCGGCACCACCCGCCGGGTCGAGGTCGCCGTCACCCCCGCCGCGGACGCCACACCCGGCGAGGCGACCCTCACGGCGACCGCCCGCCACCGCGCCGGGGACACCGACCGCACCGCCGTCCAGCGGTTCGCGGCCGGCGTGATGCCCCCGCCGCCGACCGGCGACGCCTGGGCGAGCGACCTGGTCTGGCTCCGGTCCACCAACGGCTGGGGACCGCCCGAACGCGACCGCTCCAACGGCGAGTCCGGCGCCACCGACGGCCGGCCCCTCACCCTGGCCGGACAGACCTACGAGAAGGGCATCGGCGCCCACGCCGACTCCGACATCGAGGTCTACCTCGGCGGCCGATGCACCACCCTCACCGCCGACGTCGGCATCGACGACGAGATCAACGGCTACGGGGAGGTGGCCTTCTCGGTCGAGGCCGACGGCAAGGTCCTGTGGACCTCGCCCCGGCTCACCGGCGCTTCCGCGACCCTGCCCGTGAACGTCGACGTGACCGGGGCGCGGCACGTCCGGCTGCGGATCACGGACACCAACGGGTCCAGGAGCGGCGACCACGGGGACTGGGCGGCGGCCCGGTTCGGCTGCGCCTGA